One Candidatus Wallbacteria bacterium genomic window carries:
- a CDS encoding GDP-mannose 4,6-dehydratase, whose translation MILLTGAAGFIGNVVADQMLTQGRDVLGLDNLNDYYDVRIKNWRCQQLEKRKNYRFKRLDIENYQELEKIFQDNRFEAVINLAARAGVRYSMENPFVYMTTNADGTLNLLELCRKYKVPKFVLASTSSLYAGQPMPFAETLPVNTPISPYAATKKAAEAICYSYHYLYGIDVSIPRYFTVYGPAGRPDMSIFRFSWWALHDKKIEVFGDGTQTRDFTYVTDIARGTVAALKNVGYEVINLGNNHPQQLNYLIELIAKETGRKMDRNSADFHKADLTATCANIEKAGRLLNWKPEVSLQEGVARTVKWMKDNWDWVKDLKI comes from the coding sequence ATGATCCTTCTGACAGGCGCTGCAGGCTTTATCGGAAATGTTGTGGCTGATCAGATGCTGACCCAGGGCCGCGATGTGCTCGGCCTGGATAATCTGAATGACTATTATGATGTCAGGATCAAAAATTGGCGCTGCCAGCAGCTTGAAAAGCGGAAAAATTATAGATTCAAGCGCCTGGATATTGAAAACTATCAGGAGCTGGAAAAGATTTTTCAGGACAACAGATTCGAAGCTGTGATCAACCTGGCTGCCAGAGCCGGAGTGCGTTACAGCATGGAAAACCCTTTTGTCTACATGACCACGAATGCGGACGGGACGCTGAATCTCCTGGAATTATGCAGGAAATACAAGGTGCCAAAATTCGTGCTTGCTTCCACTTCCTCGCTGTATGCGGGGCAGCCGATGCCTTTCGCGGAAACGCTTCCTGTGAACACGCCGATCTCTCCTTATGCAGCTACCAAAAAAGCCGCAGAAGCCATCTGCTATTCCTACCACTATCTCTACGGCATTGACGTCTCGATCCCCAGGTATTTTACAGTCTATGGCCCTGCAGGCAGGCCAGACATGAGCATTTTCCGCTTCAGCTGGTGGGCTCTGCACGACAAAAAAATCGAAGTGTTCGGCGATGGGACACAGACCAGGGATTTCACTTATGTGACAGACATTGCCAGGGGAACTGTCGCTGCCTTGAAAAACGTGGGCTATGAAGTGATCAATCTGGGCAACAATCACCCGCAGCAGCTGAATTATCTGATTGAACTGATCGCAAAGGAAACAGGCAGAAAAATGGACAGGAACAGCGCTGATTTTCACAAGGCTGACCTGACTGCCACCTGCGCAAACATTGAGAAAGCCGGCAGATTGTTGAATTGGAAACCTGAGGTTTCACTCCAGGAAGGCGTAGCCAGGACTGTTAAATGGATGAAAGACAACTGGGACTGGGTGAAAGATTTAAAGATCTGA